From a single Oreochromis niloticus isolate F11D_XX linkage group LG3, O_niloticus_UMD_NMBU, whole genome shotgun sequence genomic region:
- the LOC109201185 gene encoding Fc receptor-like protein 5: MDEASLLRLLFLTSMLCWTTNLARLTVSPSSSQFFEGDFVSLSCEEDDSSAGWTLRRNTRRDTRAECEEWGKLTDSSCNITGFHKLDRGVYWCESREGPISNMVNLTVTGGSVILQSPVLPVMEGDDVTLLCKTKTTPSNLPAIFFKDGVFTGKDSAGHMTIQHVSRSDEGLYKCDISGHGESPSSWITVTEKHTTTPPPASSAGSSPLVPVLLTAGTVCVVLVVMLLVVLVERHVDRKLKESDAAAVDSAVRTEDVTYGEIIIKEKQEEATIKWSCGWVGGLKQRDRKPFALTFTPSFYNHHLTH; the protein is encoded by the exons ctcgtctgactgtgagtcccagcagctctcagttctttgaaggagactttgtgtctctgagctgtgaggaggacgacagctctgctggatggactctgaggagaaacacaaggagagacacCAGAGCTGAGTGTGAGGAGTGGGGAAAATTAACTGATTCTTCCTGTAACATCACTGGCTTCCACAAACTGGACAGAGgtgtttactggtgtgagtccagagagggtcccatcagtaacatggttaacctgacagtcactg gtggatcagtgatcctgcagagtcctgtcctccctgtgatggagggagatgacgtcactctgctctgtaaaacaaagaccactccctccaacctcccagccaTTTTCTTCAAAGATGGCGTCTTCACTGGGAAAGACTccgcaggtcacatgaccatccagcatgtttccaggtctgatgaaggcctctacaagtgtgacatcagcggtcatggagagtctccatccagctggatcactgtcacag agaaacacaccaccacacctccacctgccTCTTCTGCTGGTTCCTCTCCACTTGTCCCCGTGTTGCTGACAGCTGGaacagtctgtgttgtgttagTAGTGATGTTACTGGTTGTTTTGGTGGAACGACATGTTGACAGGAAACTTAAAG AGAGTGATGCAGCTGCAGTCGACTCAGCAGTGAGAACAGAAGATGTCACTTATGGAGAAATCATCATCAAAGAGAAGCAAGAagaggcaactataaaat GGTCATGTGGGTGGGTTGGAGGCctaaaacagagagacagaaaaccgttcgcactcacattcacaccctcCTTTTACAATCATCATTTAACCCACTAA
- the LOC100711517 gene encoding uncharacterized protein LOC100711517 — protein MLLVVLVERHVDRKLKESDAAAVDSAVRTEDVTYGEIIIKEKQEEATIRESDAAAVDSAVRTEDVTYGEIIIKEKQEEATIKCTAAVLCLHHGSR, from the exons ATGTTACTGGTTGTTTTGGTGGAACGACATGTTGACAGGAAACTTAAAG AGAGTGATGCAGCTGCAGTCGACTCAGCAGTGAGAACAGAAGATGTCACTTATGGAGAAATCATCATCAAAGAGAAGCAAGAAGAGGCAACTATAAGAG AGAGTGATGCAGCTGCAGTCGACTCAGCAGTGAGAACAGAAGATGTCACTTATGGAGAAATCATCATCAAAGAGAAGCAAGAAGaagcaactataaaatgtacagCTGCTGTTCTTTGTCTCCATCATGGTTCAAGATGA